The proteins below come from a single Rickettsia typhi str. Wilmington genomic window:
- the xth gene encoding exodeoxyribonuclease III, with amino-acid sequence MKIVTWNINSLRLRIELLRKLAYEYQPDIILLQETKVANSLFPLEVIKNIGYEHVIYSGQKSYNGVAIISKLPLNNVFSLELYNDDKRHIAAIVHGLEIHNFYVPAGGDIPDIEVNLKFKHKLEYVRLMKEWFTTNRTKNDKIIIVGDLNIAPHEHDVWSSKQMRNVISHTDIERSLLVELQNSLGFIDSNRYFISLDKKCYTWWSYRNVDWKKSNRGRRLDHIWVSDNLKDALFSMNVLSEARDWLRPSDHVPYFVTLHF; translated from the coding sequence ATGAAAATAGTTACTTGGAATATTAATTCATTGCGTCTACGTATTGAGTTATTAAGGAAATTAGCATATGAATATCAGCCAGATATTATTTTACTTCAAGAAACAAAAGTAGCTAATTCATTATTTCCACTTGAAGTTATTAAAAATATAGGATATGAACATGTAATATATTCAGGGCAGAAATCATATAATGGTGTTGCTATTATTTCAAAATTGCCTTTGAATAATGTTTTTTCACTGGAATTATATAATGACGATAAAAGGCATATAGCAGCTATAGTTCATGGTTTAGAGATACATAATTTTTACGTTCCAGCAGGTGGTGACATACCTGATATAGAAGTAAACTTAAAATTTAAACATAAGCTCGAATATGTAAGGTTAATGAAGGAATGGTTTACTACTAACCGTACTAAAAATGACAAAATTATTATTGTTGGGGATTTAAATATTGCTCCACATGAACATGATGTATGGTCTAGTAAGCAGATGCGAAATGTTATTAGTCATACCGATATTGAACGCTCATTATTGGTAGAGCTACAAAACTCGTTAGGTTTTATTGACAGTAATAGATATTTCATATCACTTGACAAAAAATGTTATACTTGGTGGAGTTATAGAAATGTAGATTGGAAAAAATCTAACAGAGGTAGAAGACTAGACCATATTTGGGTTAGTGATAATTTAAAAGATGCATTATTTTCTATGAATGTACTATCAGAAGCACGAGATTGGTTGCGGCCTTCGGATCATGTTCCGTATTTTGTAACTTTGCATTTTTAG
- the pdhA gene encoding pyruvate dehydrogenase (acetyl-transferring) E1 component subunit alpha translates to MNIKPKKYKPIKEEYIKSFKDMLLLRRFEEKCGQLYGMGEIGGFCHLYIGQEAVISAVELIKKKGDSTITSYRDHAHIILAGTEPKYVLAELMGRATGCSKGKGGSMHLFDIPNKFYGGHGIVGAQVPIGTGLAFAEKYNGTNNICFTFLGDGAVNQGQVYEAFNMASLWGLPVVYIIENNEYSMGTSVSRSTFMRDLYKKGESFGIRGFQLDGMDFEEMYNGTKQVAEYVRENSFPVILEVKTYRYRGHSMSDPAKYRSKEEVAKYKERDTLVRIRQIILDNKYATEEDLKAIERSVQEVIKVAVEFSENSPLPSEDELYTDIYV, encoded by the coding sequence GTGAATATAAAACCGAAAAAATATAAGCCGATAAAGGAAGAGTATATAAAAAGCTTTAAAGATATGCTCTTACTACGTCGTTTTGAAGAAAAATGTGGGCAGTTATATGGAATGGGCGAAATTGGAGGTTTTTGTCATTTATATATAGGGCAAGAAGCAGTAATTTCTGCAGTAGAGTTGATTAAGAAAAAAGGTGATAGTACTATTACTAGTTATCGTGATCATGCTCATATTATTTTAGCTGGGACTGAGCCTAAATATGTACTCGCTGAACTTATGGGGCGTGCTACAGGTTGCTCAAAAGGTAAGGGTGGTTCGATGCATTTATTTGATATACCGAACAAATTTTACGGTGGACATGGTATAGTTGGAGCTCAAGTACCTATAGGTACAGGGCTTGCTTTCGCAGAGAAATATAATGGTACCAATAATATCTGTTTTACTTTTTTAGGTGATGGAGCTGTTAATCAAGGTCAGGTGTATGAAGCTTTTAATATGGCTTCTTTATGGGGGTTACCTGTAGTTTATATTATTGAAAATAACGAATATTCGATGGGTACTTCTGTATCACGTTCTACCTTTATGCGTGATTTATATAAGAAAGGGGAATCATTTGGTATTAGAGGCTTTCAGTTAGATGGTATGGATTTTGAAGAAATGTATAATGGGACTAAACAAGTAGCTGAATATGTGAGAGAAAACAGTTTTCCGGTGATATTAGAGGTAAAAACTTATCGTTATCGTGGGCATTCTATGTCAGACCCAGCAAAATATCGCAGTAAAGAAGAAGTAGCGAAATATAAAGAGCGTGATACGTTAGTCAGAATAAGGCAAATAATACTTGATAATAAATATGCAACTGAAGAAGACTTAAAAGCAATAGAACGGTCTGTACAAGAAGTAATAAAAGTGGCAGTAGAATTTTCAGAAAATTCACCGTTACCCTCTGAAGATGAATTATATACAGATATATATGTTTAA
- a CDS encoding pyruvate dehydrogenase complex E1 component subunit beta codes for MQITVREALRDAMQEEMLRDDKVFVIGEEVAEYQGAYKVTQGLLEQFGSKRVIDTPITEYGFAGLAVGAAFAGLRPIVEFMTFNFAMQAFDHIVNSAAKTHYMSGGQVKCPIVFRGPNGAASRVAAQHSQNYTACYSHIPGLKVVAPYSAEDHKGLMLTAIRDDNPVIFLENEILYGHSFDVPDIIEPIPFSKAKILKEGSNVTIVTFSIQVKLALDVVNILQNDNIDCELIDLRTIKPLDTNMIIESVKKTNRLVIVEEGWFFAGVGASIASIVMKEAFDYLDAPIEIVSGKDVPLPYAVNLEKLAMPSANDLIEAVKKVCYYTI; via the coding sequence ATGCAAATAACTGTACGTGAAGCATTGCGTGATGCAATGCAAGAAGAGATGTTAAGAGATGACAAAGTTTTTGTCATAGGCGAGGAAGTTGCAGAATATCAAGGAGCTTATAAGGTTACTCAAGGGTTACTAGAGCAATTTGGTTCTAAGAGGGTAATTGATACACCAATAACGGAATATGGATTTGCAGGGCTTGCAGTCGGAGCAGCGTTTGCAGGACTGCGTCCTATTGTGGAGTTTATGACCTTTAACTTTGCTATGCAAGCATTTGATCATATAGTTAATTCAGCTGCAAAAACTCATTATATGTCAGGCGGGCAAGTAAAATGTCCTATAGTGTTTAGAGGGCCAAATGGAGCAGCAAGTAGAGTTGCAGCTCAGCATAGCCAAAATTATACAGCTTGTTATTCTCATATTCCAGGGTTAAAAGTAGTGGCACCTTATAGTGCTGAAGATCATAAAGGGCTAATGCTGACAGCTATTAGGGATGATAATCCGGTTATTTTTTTAGAAAATGAGATTTTATATGGTCATAGTTTTGATGTACCAGACATAATTGAGCCTATACCTTTTAGTAAGGCAAAAATTTTAAAAGAAGGTAGTAATGTAACTATAGTAACTTTTTCAATTCAAGTAAAGCTTGCACTAGATGTGGTAAATATTTTACAGAATGATAATATTGATTGTGAGTTAATTGATCTGCGTACTATTAAGCCTCTTGATACTAATATGATCATAGAATCAGTAAAAAAAACTAATCGTTTAGTTATAGTAGAAGAAGGGTGGTTTTTTGCTGGTGTTGGAGCAAGTATTGCGTCTATTGTTATGAAAGAAGCATTCGATTATTTAGATGCACCAATAGAGATTGTCAGTGGTAAAGATGTACCATTACCTTATGCCGTTAATTTAGAAAAATTAGCTATGCCAAGTGCCAATGATTTAATAGAGGCCGTAAAGAAAGTGTGTTATTATACTATTTAG
- the typA gene encoding translational GTPase TypA, producing the protein MTSIRNIAIIAHVDHGKTTLVDNMLKQSGTFRANQTVAERAMDSNELERERGITILAKCTALMWNEIRINIVDTPGHADFGGEVERILSMVDGVVLLVDASEGPMPQTKFVLSKALNLGLKPIVVINKIDRDDQRIKEVIDEVFELFVALEANNDQLDFPIVYASGRAGTASLNFDNKINPLDNLSPLFNLIVTHVPTPSADNKAPFSMLVTTREYNPFFGRVLTGRIQSGTVKINQNVKVLNHENKVLETGRITKILAFRGLERIAIDHATAGDIIALAGVENANVADTICAPEVTEAIPSLPIDPPTLSMTFSINDSPLAGSEGTKITSSLIGARLMRELESNVALKVTETANKNAFQVAGRGELQLGILIETMRREGFELSISRPEVLYHTDKTGNKQEPIEEIQVDVDDDYIGVVVKSLALRKAEMTNMRPSGGGKSRITFIGPSRGLIGYYNQFLTETRGTGIINRIFYGYTDYKGPIEGRRKGVLISNCDGAAVAYALWNLEERGKMFINPGDKVYRGMIIGEHNRDNDLDVNPLKAKQLSNVRAVGKDEAIRLTPPMLLTLEQAISYIQDDELVEVTPKSIRLRKVLLNPNDRKRAAQ; encoded by the coding sequence ATGACATCTATTCGTAATATAGCAATTATTGCACACGTTGATCACGGAAAAACTACACTTGTAGATAATATGCTGAAACAAAGCGGAACATTTAGAGCTAATCAGACAGTTGCCGAGCGTGCCATGGATTCTAACGAGCTTGAACGCGAACGTGGAATTACAATACTTGCTAAATGTACAGCTCTTATGTGGAATGAGATTCGTATCAATATAGTAGATACACCAGGACACGCTGATTTTGGTGGTGAAGTAGAACGCATACTTAGCATGGTTGATGGTGTTGTGTTACTTGTTGACGCATCAGAAGGACCAATGCCACAAACAAAATTCGTACTATCTAAAGCTTTAAATCTTGGCTTAAAACCTATTGTAGTTATTAATAAAATCGATAGAGATGACCAAAGAATTAAGGAAGTTATAGATGAAGTGTTTGAACTATTTGTGGCACTTGAAGCAAATAATGATCAACTTGACTTCCCTATAGTCTATGCATCAGGTAGAGCAGGTACAGCATCTTTAAACTTTGATAATAAAATAAATCCTTTAGATAATTTATCTCCACTTTTTAACCTAATAGTAACACACGTACCTACGCCTTCAGCTGATAATAAAGCACCGTTTTCTATGCTTGTGACAACACGAGAATATAATCCTTTCTTCGGTAGGGTTTTAACAGGGCGTATACAAAGCGGAACTGTTAAAATCAACCAAAACGTAAAAGTATTAAATCATGAGAATAAAGTACTTGAAACTGGTCGTATTACTAAAATATTAGCCTTTAGAGGTTTAGAGCGAATTGCTATAGACCATGCTACAGCAGGCGATATTATTGCCCTAGCAGGCGTTGAAAATGCTAACGTTGCTGATACTATCTGTGCACCTGAAGTAACCGAGGCTATACCTTCTCTACCTATAGATCCACCAACTTTATCCATGACTTTTAGTATTAATGACTCACCACTTGCAGGAAGTGAAGGTACTAAAATTACATCAAGCTTAATCGGAGCTAGATTAATGCGTGAGCTTGAGAGTAACGTCGCTCTTAAAGTAACAGAAACCGCTAATAAAAATGCTTTTCAAGTCGCAGGACGAGGTGAGTTACAGCTTGGTATATTAATCGAAACTATGCGTCGTGAAGGGTTTGAGTTGTCTATCAGTAGACCAGAAGTATTATACCATACTGATAAGACAGGTAATAAGCAAGAACCTATTGAAGAAATCCAAGTTGATGTTGATGACGATTATATTGGAGTAGTTGTAAAATCTTTAGCACTTAGAAAAGCTGAAATGACTAATATGAGACCATCAGGTGGCGGCAAAAGCCGTATTACATTCATTGGCCCATCTAGAGGATTAATTGGCTATTACAATCAATTTTTAACAGAAACACGAGGAACAGGGATTATAAATCGTATTTTCTACGGATATACTGATTATAAAGGTCCTATCGAGGGAAGACGTAAAGGCGTACTTATCTCTAACTGTGATGGAGCAGCAGTTGCATATGCTCTATGGAATCTAGAAGAAAGGGGGAAAATGTTTATAAACCCCGGCGATAAAGTATATAGAGGTATGATTATTGGTGAACATAATCGCGATAATGATTTAGATGTAAACCCACTAAAAGCAAAACAACTAAGCAATGTTAGAGCAGTTGGTAAAGACGAAGCAATAAGACTTACTCCACCTATGCTTTTAACACTTGAGCAGGCCATAAGCTATATACAGGATGACGAACTAGTTGAAGTAACGCCAAAATCTATTCGTTTACGTAAAGTTCTCCTTAACCCAAACGATCGTAAAAGAGCTGCACAATGA
- a CDS encoding OmpH family outer membrane protein, producing the protein MMYRILCLCICIISFSMITEAQNVAIKGDNFKVRVAVADVQSILEGSIAIKDLRNKIEKLNHKIQEDIAAKEAEFKPLEEKLLNERSNLSNDEFENRVNEFNAKVSYVRKEIQIRKTKLEQAHAEAMSRVHETTITIISELAEKYNLNLVIPSAQVLYAKNNLNITSEVTFMLNERLKEVSINY; encoded by the coding sequence ATGATGTATCGAATACTCTGTTTATGTATATGCATAATAAGTTTCTCAATGATAACTGAGGCACAAAATGTAGCAATTAAAGGAGATAATTTCAAAGTTCGAGTAGCTGTTGCGGATGTCCAATCTATATTGGAGGGTTCGATAGCTATAAAAGATTTACGTAATAAAATTGAAAAACTGAATCATAAAATTCAGGAAGATATTGCTGCAAAAGAAGCAGAATTTAAACCTCTAGAAGAGAAACTGCTAAATGAGCGTTCTAATTTAAGTAATGATGAATTTGAGAATAGAGTAAACGAATTTAATGCAAAAGTTAGTTACGTTAGAAAAGAAATTCAGATTAGGAAAACAAAGCTTGAACAAGCACACGCTGAGGCTATGAGTAGAGTTCATGAAACAACTATTACAATAATTAGTGAACTCGCTGAGAAATATAACCTGAATTTGGTAATTCCAAGTGCTCAAGTCTTATATGCTAAAAATAACTTGAATATTACTTCTGAAGTGACTTTCATGTTGAATGAAAGGTTAAAAGAAGTCTCAATCAATTATTGA
- a CDS encoding NADP-dependent isocitrate dehydrogenase, with product MAEFTPITIAYGDGIGPEIMDAVLYILRQAEARISLETIEVGEKLYKKHYTSGISEESWNVIQRTGIILKAPITTPQSGGYKSLNVTIRKTLQLFANIRPAVSFHPFTRTLHPNLNLTIIRENEEDLYSGIEYRQTHNMYESLKLISHTGCKKIIRYAFEYAVKNNRKKVTCLSKDNIMKFSDGIFHRVFNEIAKEYPQIDNEHYIIDIGTAKLATTPEIFDIIVTSNLYGDIISDVAAEISGSVGLAGSANIGQHYAMFEAVHGSAPDIAGKGIANPSGLLNAAIMMLVHIGQGDIASLIENAWKKTIEDGVHTFDIYSEHSSSKKVCTKEFAEEVIKRLGQLPMTLPKASYPLIVKKQESKIEYKIDTTEVKKLVGTDIFINIHVFSAHDIADKINKLDIGNFELKTISSKGLKLWPHDLRFEIISDHWCCRFMNKDGTEIKHLDIIILLQALSKANIDFIKVENLFEFDGVACYSLAQGE from the coding sequence ATGGCAGAATTTACACCGATTACAATAGCATATGGGGACGGTATAGGCCCTGAAATCATGGATGCAGTACTTTATATATTACGTCAAGCTGAAGCTAGGATTAGTTTAGAAACAATTGAAGTAGGTGAAAAACTTTATAAGAAGCATTATACTTCAGGCATAAGTGAGGAAAGTTGGAATGTAATACAACGTACAGGGATTATACTTAAAGCACCGATTACTACTCCGCAAAGTGGAGGATATAAAAGTTTAAACGTTACGATTCGTAAAACATTACAGCTTTTTGCTAATATTCGTCCTGCTGTTTCATTTCATCCTTTTACTAGAACTCTACATCCAAATTTAAACCTAACTATTATACGTGAGAATGAAGAAGATTTATATTCAGGTATAGAGTACCGTCAAACGCATAATATGTATGAGTCACTGAAGTTGATAAGTCATACAGGATGTAAAAAAATTATTAGATATGCTTTTGAATATGCAGTAAAAAATAACCGTAAAAAAGTTACGTGTTTAAGTAAAGATAATATTATGAAATTTTCTGATGGAATTTTTCATAGAGTATTTAATGAAATCGCTAAAGAATATCCACAAATTGATAATGAGCATTATATTATCGATATCGGCACGGCAAAGCTTGCTACAACGCCGGAAATATTTGACATAATCGTAACTTCTAATTTATATGGTGATATTATTTCTGATGTAGCTGCTGAAATTTCTGGTTCAGTTGGTCTTGCAGGTTCTGCAAATATCGGTCAGCATTATGCCATGTTTGAAGCAGTACACGGCAGTGCTCCAGATATTGCTGGTAAAGGTATTGCTAATCCTTCAGGACTTTTAAATGCCGCTATAATGATGCTAGTTCATATAGGACAAGGTGATATTGCTAGTTTAATCGAAAACGCTTGGAAGAAAACCATAGAGGATGGAGTACATACATTCGATATATATAGTGAGCATAGTTCTAGTAAAAAAGTATGTACAAAAGAATTTGCTGAAGAAGTAATTAAAAGATTAGGGCAGTTGCCGATGACATTACCTAAAGCATCTTATCCTTTAATTGTTAAGAAGCAAGAGAGTAAGATAGAGTATAAAATTGATACTACAGAAGTTAAGAAGTTGGTCGGTACAGATATTTTTATTAATATTCATGTATTTTCTGCTCATGATATAGCAGATAAAATTAATAAGCTTGATATTGGTAATTTTGAGCTCAAAACCATTTCGTCAAAAGGATTAAAATTGTGGCCTCATGATTTAAGGTTTGAAATTATTTCTGATCATTGGTGTTGTCGCTTTATGAATAAAGACGGTACAGAAATAAAGCATTTAGATATCATAATATTGCTTCAAGCTTTAAGCAAAGCAAATATTGATTTTATTAAAGTAGAAAATTTATTTGAGTTTGATGGAGTTGCATGTTATAGCCTTGCACAAGGTGAATAG
- a CDS encoding Na+/H+ antiporter subunit G, whose protein sequence is MILYYIGILVIIIGVFAIFSGIIGFFRFPDFYTKLHAASVIESFGVPICLIGFALIESDIVNSIKLILAALLILLLNPVATHALGKASLLMKNRTYHTVLLKKIRK, encoded by the coding sequence ATGATATTATATTATATAGGGATATTAGTCATCATTATTGGAGTATTTGCGATATTTTCAGGGATAATAGGTTTTTTTAGATTTCCTGATTTTTATACTAAATTACATGCGGCAAGTGTTATTGAGAGTTTTGGTGTGCCTATTTGCTTAATAGGTTTTGCATTAATTGAGTCAGATATTGTCAACTCTATTAAATTAATTTTAGCTGCATTACTTATTTTGCTACTAAATCCGGTAGCAACTCATGCACTAGGCAAAGCATCTTTGCTTATGAAAAACAGAACTTATCATACAGTTCTTTTGAAGAAAATTAGAAAGTAA
- a CDS encoding DUF4040 domain-containing protein — MAVKTALNFDLGNYLLNLIVFLLVLVSIKIIFAKDLLNAIISSSVFSILICVSELIMDAPDVAMTEAALGACLSTCVYLNLLRKLPANLKNIKITNIIPSSVICILFVVTLTYLGLELPSYGDNNTPIHMYSSKYYVENTSRDIGIPSFVAAILASYRGYDTLCETSVILIAGIAVLLVFSKKSNDSIPLFDHYSSYSNTQYKIQFSRHGMIHLKLYPIIKYVTNFIIPYIILYSIYIQINGEFSPGGGFQAGVIFASGLVAYNMIYGEQFFQENILITVAVLGVAIYAIVGIISLFLNDNYLDYYSLTHFIDDKLVAQHIAIFIVEIGIGLTVAAIMSLIYNVFNYE, encoded by the coding sequence ATGGCAGTAAAAACAGCTTTAAATTTTGATCTAGGTAATTATCTACTTAACTTAATTGTTTTTTTATTAGTTTTAGTATCTATAAAAATAATTTTTGCTAAAGATTTATTAAATGCAATAATTTCTTCTTCTGTGTTTAGTATATTAATCTGTGTATCTGAACTTATTATGGATGCTCCTGATGTTGCAATGACCGAAGCGGCACTTGGTGCTTGTTTATCAACATGTGTATATTTAAATTTATTACGTAAATTACCTGCCAATTTAAAAAATATCAAAATAACAAATATTATTCCATCAAGTGTAATATGTATATTGTTTGTAGTAACTCTGACTTATTTAGGATTAGAGTTACCGAGTTACGGTGATAATAATACTCCTATTCATATGTATTCTAGTAAGTATTATGTAGAAAATACCTCTAGAGATATAGGTATACCGTCTTTTGTAGCTGCAATTTTAGCTAGCTACCGTGGCTATGATACTTTATGTGAAACTAGTGTAATTTTAATCGCAGGAATTGCTGTGTTATTAGTATTTTCAAAAAAGTCTAATGATAGCATACCACTATTTGATCATTATAGCTCATATTCCAATACGCAATACAAGATTCAGTTCTCACGCCATGGTATGATACATCTCAAATTATATCCAATAATCAAATACGTTACTAACTTTATCATACCTTATATAATTTTATATAGTATATATATTCAGATTAATGGTGAGTTTTCACCTGGTGGTGGGTTTCAAGCAGGTGTTATATTTGCTTCTGGTCTTGTCGCTTATAATATGATTTATGGGGAGCAATTTTTTCAAGAAAATATATTGATTACTGTTGCCGTTTTAGGTGTAGCAATATATGCAATTGTAGGAATAATATCTCTATTTTTAAATGATAATTATTTGGATTATTATTCTCTCACACATTTTATTGATGATAAATTAGTAGCTCAACATATCGCTATATTTATTGTGGAAATTGGTATAGGTTTAACTGTTGCAGCGATTATGTCTTTAATATATAATGTGTTTAATTATGAATAA
- a CDS encoding heme exporter protein CcmB yields MNNLFVLIKHEFILQHRINNIIKYIVIFFLFYIISTVLINSERDISKFGLIFSVICLLISLISFSTVIFKSDVEDGSLELLLSIVSCEKIIFAKFIAIFSCTTVGLLFVLPIIYIFFDQILFDIALFFISVWMIFILSSSLVVLSGSMQCYFKKNTNFVGTFIMPLLIPNIIMTGLILQDHNLQLIFIIIGINLIFLPVSFCLSAYLIKNIYNIT; encoded by the coding sequence ATGAATAATTTATTTGTACTAATTAAACATGAATTTATATTGCAGCATCGCATTAATAATATCATTAAATATATAGTTATATTTTTTCTATTTTACATAATTAGTACTGTTTTAATTAACAGTGAAAGGGATATTAGCAAATTTGGTTTAATTTTTTCGGTAATTTGTTTATTAATTTCATTAATCAGTTTTTCTACTGTGATATTTAAATCTGATGTAGAAGATGGAAGCTTAGAGTTGTTATTATCAATTGTTAGTTGTGAAAAAATTATTTTTGCTAAATTTATTGCTATATTTAGCTGTACTACAGTAGGTCTTCTTTTTGTTTTACCAATTATTTATATTTTTTTTGATCAAATTTTGTTTGATATAGCACTTTTCTTTATTAGTGTGTGGATGATATTCATTTTATCAAGTAGTTTAGTAGTATTATCAGGTAGTATGCAATGTTATTTTAAGAAGAATACTAATTTTGTTGGTACATTTATTATGCCGTTATTAATTCCGAATATTATAATGACTGGTTTAATATTACAAGATCATAATTTACAATTAATTTTTATTATAATAGGAATTAATTTGATATTTTTACCTGTTTCGTTTTGCTTAAGTGCATATTTAATTAAAAATATTTACAATATTACATGA
- a CDS encoding DUF2670 domain-containing protein yields the protein MWRALRRLIAANPMGFFLWSIITKWYLIIAVASLITLYYTVLGLKKIGFIDYFGRETEDILSQSKAVAQNCIPKLKLVNGKLPLREFWNCLSDPGEYQHEEVTGAKVLEDEINKFMQKQADSISDTVPPIINPYEKLENQNNLNNALNDNNR from the coding sequence ATGTGGCGTGCTTTACGAAGGTTGATTGCAGCAAATCCTATGGGGTTCTTTTTGTGGTCTATTATCACTAAATGGTATTTAATTATAGCGGTTGCGTCATTAATTACTTTATATTATACAGTATTAGGCTTAAAAAAAATCGGATTTATAGATTATTTTGGTCGTGAAACGGAGGATATATTATCACAAAGTAAAGCAGTTGCTCAAAATTGTATTCCTAAACTGAAACTTGTGAATGGTAAATTACCACTGCGTGAATTTTGGAATTGCTTAAGTGATCCTGGAGAATATCAGCATGAAGAAGTCACAGGTGCAAAAGTGTTAGAAGATGAAATAAATAAGTTCATGCAAAAACAAGCAGATAGTATTTCAGATACTGTGCCTCCTATAATTAATCCTTATGAAAAACTAGAAAATCAAAATAATCTTAATAATGCACTAAACGATAATAATCGCTAA
- the petA gene encoding ubiquinol-cytochrome c reductase iron-sulfur subunit, translating to MSDTEDNRNKQTTRRDFIVLTASSVAAVGAACAFWPIIDSLNPSTDVLALSSIEVDLSSIAIGQTVTVKWQGKPIFITNRTPDGIASARAVKMSELIDPEKDEVRVKAGHDNWLVTIGICTHLGCVPLSNQGEYNGWFCPCHGSQYDSSGRVRKGPASLNLVVPPYIFISDTKIRIG from the coding sequence ATGTCAGATACTGAAGATAATAGAAATAAACAAACAACACGTCGTGATTTTATAGTTCTAACGGCTAGTAGTGTTGCAGCTGTTGGGGCGGCATGTGCTTTTTGGCCTATTATTGATTCTCTTAATCCTTCCACAGATGTGTTAGCCTTATCCTCAATTGAGGTTGATTTATCAAGTATTGCAATAGGGCAAACAGTTACTGTTAAATGGCAAGGTAAGCCGATTTTTATCACTAATCGTACCCCTGATGGAATAGCTTCTGCACGAGCTGTTAAGATGTCAGAGCTTATTGATCCGGAAAAAGATGAAGTACGTGTAAAAGCAGGCCATGATAATTGGCTTGTAACAATCGGCATCTGTACTCATTTAGGTTGTGTTCCGCTTTCTAATCAAGGTGAATATAATGGATGGTTTTGTCCGTGTCATGGTTCACAATATGATTCTTCAGGCAGAGTGAGAAAAGGTCCCGCTTCTTTAAATTTAGTTGTACCTCCTTACATTTTTATTAGCGATACAAAAATTAGAATCGGGTGA